In Halorussus limi, a genomic segment contains:
- a CDS encoding ribonuclease H-like domain-containing protein, with product MVLEQVAFDIETTGFGVDDEVTVVGFAVSMGVQVFVQTGNRPARELQATVQEQVPVHVDVSTHECEESVLAAVTEFVAERLSGSDVLLVAYNGERWNGGFDVPFLRTRYAQLDMQWPFVDVPYADVMPLVTDRFNTTVNGDDQHDLGSVYDLLCDGEYGDLDPFDGSDAAVPAFENGWFAELVQHNVADVLRTRALGRVAERYCSKSEFKVKSLTPTREV from the coding sequence GTGGTGTTGGAGCAGGTGGCGTTCGATATTGAGACGACTGGGTTCGGCGTTGATGACGAAGTGACGGTGGTCGGGTTCGCGGTGTCGATGGGTGTGCAGGTGTTCGTTCAGACGGGGAATCGTCCGGCGCGAGAGCTGCAGGCGACAGTGCAAGAGCAGGTGCCGGTGCACGTAGACGTCTCGACACACGAGTGCGAGGAAAGTGTGCTCGCGGCCGTGACGGAGTTTGTTGCGGAGCGACTCAGCGGCTCGGACGTGTTGTTGGTCGCGTACAATGGTGAGCGGTGGAACGGCGGGTTCGACGTGCCGTTCCTCCGGACGCGGTATGCGCAGCTCGACATGCAGTGGCCGTTCGTGGACGTGCCGTACGCGGATGTGATGCCGCTCGTCACTGACCGGTTCAACACGACCGTCAACGGCGATGACCAGCACGATCTGGGCAGCGTGTACGACCTGTTGTGTGATGGCGAGTACGGCGACCTCGATCCGTTTGATGGGAGTGACGCGGCCGTTCCGGCGTTTGAGAACGGGTGGTTCGCAGAGTTAGTGCAGCATAATGTCGCGGACGTGTTGCGGACGCGGGCGCTTGGCCGTGTCGCTGAGCGGTACTGCTCGAAATCGGAGTTCAAAGTGAAGTCGCTTACCCCGACCAGAGAGGTGTGA
- a CDS encoding FAD-dependent oxidoreductase has translation MTHHSKTDVLIVGGGLAGLSLAGYLQRQEYEPTIIEQATEWRGSGYGIGLWEDGLAVLDELGLLDAAHKRAADPNGFEIRASGGEVLTRTSLSPEQTLLLVIHRADLHAALRENVPSDWIRMGTSPEHINEHADGVTVTFDDGTTEVFDLVIGADGIHSVVRSQCFDDWSKREYDTYVWSLWAQQDVDVGQDMVSVWGPGSEGFVARVGDRVGFNLAARLDSPPNPPGREELRAQAETIGWQLPALLDGTDDEPFFDRVRDVTCDTWHTDRIALLGDAAHAVHPISGMGASLALQDARVLAQELATSRSDHLSKALTRFESRRRPDAARVKRMARVEATVTFLESKYLRRLRNGVVKQTPLFDMFIKRQATE, from the coding sequence ATGACCCACCACTCGAAGACTGACGTACTGATTGTCGGCGGGGGTCTTGCCGGGCTAAGCTTGGCAGGGTACCTTCAACGCCAGGAGTATGAGCCGACGATCATCGAACAAGCAACCGAGTGGCGAGGTTCTGGGTACGGGATTGGGCTTTGGGAAGACGGACTCGCCGTCCTCGACGAACTCGGACTCCTCGATGCCGCCCATAAGCGAGCAGCCGATCCTAATGGATTTGAGATTCGCGCGAGCGGCGGTGAGGTTCTCACACGCACATCTCTTTCCCCCGAACAGACACTCCTACTGGTCATCCACCGTGCTGACCTCCACGCGGCACTACGAGAAAACGTCCCGTCAGACTGGATTCGAATGGGAACATCTCCTGAGCACATCAACGAGCACGCCGACGGTGTGACCGTCACCTTTGATGACGGGACGACTGAAGTATTTGACCTCGTAATCGGTGCTGACGGTATCCATTCCGTCGTTCGCAGTCAGTGCTTCGATGACTGGTCGAAACGGGAATACGATACCTACGTGTGGTCGCTATGGGCCCAACAGGATGTGGACGTCGGGCAGGATATGGTCAGTGTCTGGGGCCCCGGAAGTGAGGGATTCGTCGCTCGTGTCGGTGACCGCGTCGGATTCAATCTCGCTGCACGACTCGACAGTCCTCCAAACCCACCGGGGCGTGAGGAACTGCGGGCGCAAGCCGAAACAATCGGCTGGCAGCTACCCGCTCTTCTTGACGGGACCGACGACGAGCCCTTCTTTGACCGCGTCCGCGACGTGACCTGTGACACCTGGCATACTGACCGAATTGCGTTACTCGGTGATGCCGCCCATGCAGTGCATCCAATTTCAGGGATGGGCGCGTCGCTCGCACTCCAAGACGCGCGTGTTCTCGCACAGGAACTCGCCACGTCCCGCTCCGACCATCTGTCCAAGGCACTTACCAGGTTCGAGTCCCGGCGTCGACCCGACGCAGCACGCGTGAAACGCATGGCACGCGTCGAGGCCACGGTTACATTCCTCGAATCGAAATATCTTCGGCGACTGCGCAACGGGGTGGTCAAACAGACGCCGCTATTCGACATGTTCATCAAGCGACAAGCAACGGAATAA
- a CDS encoding CBS domain-containing protein: MPRDLYDCTAAELATYSVEHLDHGTPPGDAAAWLDENGYDAAPVYADDDPIGFIHTDDVTTDDDGDTLDDHLTPLTIDYMISGDTSFTDVLSALIEKPVYFLGGHNHVTGILTRADLNTAPARIYLFDRITYLEEHLRELILENAPNWKQTSVTRDELDDIEDRYEDAQAANVALEEIHYAQFSTLKTIVKSVEPCWEACGFSTKGEADSRLHEIKELRNDVAHANLLVENTDSNDFLSSGRTTENLHNALETIEQVLIHLQNAGYDPGSSET, from the coding sequence ATGCCTCGTGATCTCTATGACTGTACTGCGGCCGAACTCGCCACGTACTCCGTCGAACACCTCGACCACGGCACGCCACCTGGCGACGCCGCCGCGTGGCTTGATGAGAACGGGTACGATGCTGCCCCGGTCTACGCTGACGACGACCCAATCGGGTTCATCCACACGGACGATGTCACGACTGACGACGACGGCGACACTCTCGACGACCATCTCACCCCGCTCACCATCGACTACATGATCAGCGGCGACACCTCGTTCACAGACGTCCTCTCCGCACTCATTGAGAAACCCGTTTATTTCCTCGGCGGGCACAATCACGTCACCGGTATCCTCACTCGCGCCGATCTCAACACCGCCCCAGCGCGCATCTACTTGTTCGACCGGATCACGTACCTCGAAGAACATCTCCGCGAACTCATCCTCGAAAATGCACCGAACTGGAAGCAAACCTCCGTCACGAGGGACGAACTCGACGATATCGAAGACCGGTACGAAGACGCACAAGCCGCCAACGTCGCCCTAGAGGAGATCCACTACGCACAATTCTCGACGCTCAAAACTATCGTCAAAAGCGTCGAACCCTGCTGGGAGGCCTGCGGCTTCTCGACGAAAGGAGAAGCCGACTCTCGACTCCACGAAATCAAAGAACTCCGCAACGACGTCGCCCACGCCAACCTCCTCGTCGAAAACACCGACAGCAACGACTTCCTCAGTAGCGGTCGCACCACAGAAAATCTCCACAACGCCCTCGAAACTATCGAGCAAGTCCTCATACATCTCCAAAACGCAGGGTACGACCCAGGGTCGTCAGAGACATAA
- a CDS encoding HNH endonuclease, which yields MAETEPRRHGESSGERTGSSGADRPGHCECHETVDPDTRQDVLEEYKHRCQSCGRRGPEKGGLATLHVHHIERNPDEMGEHDMENLTLLCRPCHSWLHQQATPGDSPVTITDADRSVLLPQDVEVLQFLAAHGPSRTGDIASGMTADLSVSAVRERLWVLMGLDNRVESRDRQIVDKDVETGEWGLVDQIENSARGHIPDDRQLLLQRMEDEQVRQALERGCDRSDVTEVLGISRRTTFNKVKRAYAYDFPLDAFGRGGRPTDESRRERNTQATKSESDQQQRLDDVAEQEDAALGRTETWGTRESNTDGQAARDGDRRNDRSADDDDLSDELRTHLQQAIDSLQEANSAL from the coding sequence ATGGCAGAGACTGAACCACGACGGCATGGTGAATCGAGCGGCGAACGAACGGGTAGTAGCGGGGCTGATCGGCCGGGGCACTGTGAGTGTCACGAGACGGTTGACCCGGACACGCGTCAGGATGTCTTGGAGGAGTACAAGCATCGATGTCAATCGTGCGGGCGGCGTGGTCCCGAAAAAGGCGGGTTGGCGACGCTGCATGTCCACCACATCGAACGTAACCCGGACGAGATGGGCGAGCACGATATGGAGAACTTGACGTTGCTGTGCCGGCCGTGTCACAGTTGGCTACATCAGCAGGCGACGCCGGGTGACTCGCCGGTGACGATTACGGACGCGGATCGCAGCGTGTTGCTCCCGCAGGACGTTGAGGTGCTGCAGTTCCTCGCGGCACACGGGCCAAGCCGGACTGGGGATATCGCGTCCGGGATGACCGCGGACCTGTCGGTGTCTGCGGTCCGGGAGCGACTCTGGGTGCTCATGGGACTTGACAACCGTGTCGAGTCGCGTGATCGGCAGATCGTGGATAAGGATGTCGAGACCGGCGAGTGGGGGCTCGTCGATCAGATTGAGAACTCTGCTCGCGGGCACATCCCAGACGACCGGCAGTTGCTGTTGCAGCGCATGGAAGATGAACAAGTCCGGCAAGCGCTGGAACGCGGGTGTGACCGAAGTGACGTTACTGAGGTGCTGGGTATCTCCCGCCGCACAACGTTCAACAAGGTGAAGAGAGCGTACGCCTATGATTTCCCGTTGGATGCGTTCGGGCGGGGTGGACGCCCGACTGATGAGTCCAGACGGGAACGGAACACGCAGGCCACGAAGAGCGAGTCGGACCAGCAGCAACGGCTCGATGATGTCGCCGAGCAAGAGGATGCAGCGTTAGGGCGGACTGAAACCTGGGGGACGCGCGAGTCGAACACGGATGGACAGGCAGCGCGTGATGGTGACCGACGGAACGACCGATCAGCAGATGACGATGACCTCAGTGATGAGCTGCGGACGCATCTGCAGCAAGCAATCGATTCGTTACAAGAGGCGAATTCGGCGCTCTGA
- a CDS encoding PD-(D/E)XK nuclease family protein, with amino-acid sequence MTRSIEAELAAVRQRLAALPEAEEPPPTTLQVLGRSTQERDWQQFLVHFLTPDAPHGLNHALLEHVLAALSDRDDLEYEFSRFDIDDIQIAQEVATSDGIPDVVLWASDEWFICWELKVHASEGDDQTPRYVGVDSFDGIGLDKSEVPVDGQHYVFLAPESASSPDAEEFVHVSWEWLAAELQSFLVESYDEYPARTTAQLKDFVDTIRSELTMTEYQENQHEMVELYVENYGVISDLEAAFEEEWSEFEEIWGTRLAQTLDAAELLDDPDVPDEYAAVELEMATGERRQWTFRQGTSDWAWLFPREWWRKVDEDRPVSDAIKPNARVGFLHRLERNREDAVRDHTLVVYVRNAPSGHEDFYNGFADRFSNTQSEISDAINGTKLTITGNKSNVLRAEYEIDVDRHDDFFEAYLDALSRAVKEGVLSNPELIETIDRLYETTITDDVSV; translated from the coding sequence ATGACTCGAAGTATTGAGGCGGAATTAGCGGCGGTCCGGCAGCGGCTCGCTGCGCTTCCGGAGGCGGAGGAGCCGCCGCCGACAACGCTGCAGGTGCTTGGCCGGAGTACGCAGGAGCGTGACTGGCAGCAGTTCCTCGTTCATTTCTTGACGCCGGACGCGCCGCACGGGCTGAACCATGCGTTGTTAGAACACGTGTTGGCGGCGTTGTCTGATCGAGATGACTTGGAGTACGAGTTTTCGCGGTTCGACATTGACGATATCCAGATCGCACAGGAGGTGGCGACGTCGGACGGGATTCCCGATGTCGTGTTGTGGGCGTCCGACGAGTGGTTCATCTGCTGGGAATTGAAAGTCCATGCGTCAGAAGGCGACGACCAGACACCACGGTACGTCGGTGTGGATTCGTTCGATGGAATCGGGCTTGACAAGTCCGAGGTACCAGTTGATGGCCAGCACTACGTTTTCTTGGCCCCGGAATCTGCGTCGTCACCGGACGCTGAGGAATTTGTGCATGTCTCGTGGGAGTGGCTGGCTGCAGAGCTACAGTCATTCTTGGTGGAAAGCTACGACGAGTACCCGGCGCGGACCACAGCGCAGTTGAAAGACTTTGTCGACACGATTCGGAGTGAACTCACGATGACCGAGTATCAGGAGAATCAGCACGAAATGGTGGAACTGTACGTTGAGAACTACGGTGTAATCTCGGACTTGGAGGCGGCGTTCGAGGAGGAGTGGTCGGAATTCGAGGAGATCTGGGGGACACGGCTGGCGCAAACGCTGGATGCGGCTGAGCTTCTCGATGATCCGGACGTGCCTGATGAGTACGCGGCAGTAGAGCTGGAGATGGCGACCGGTGAGCGGCGACAGTGGACGTTCCGACAAGGGACGTCTGATTGGGCGTGGCTGTTCCCGCGAGAGTGGTGGCGGAAGGTCGATGAGGACCGTCCAGTTTCGGATGCGATTAAACCGAATGCGCGGGTTGGTTTCCTGCATCGACTTGAGCGTAATCGAGAAGACGCTGTCCGGGATCACACGCTCGTCGTCTACGTCAGGAACGCTCCGTCTGGGCACGAGGACTTCTACAACGGGTTCGCCGACCGGTTCTCGAATACACAGTCCGAGATTAGCGACGCCATCAACGGGACGAAACTCACAATCACGGGGAACAAATCAAACGTTCTCCGAGCAGAGTACGAGATCGACGTTGACCGTCACGATGATTTCTTCGAAGCGTATCTCGACGCACTCTCCCGGGCCGTCAAGGAGGGCGTTCTCTCGAACCCCGAACTGATCGAGACGATTGACCGGCTCTACGAGACGACGATAACGGACGACGTGTCAGTATGA